From the genome of Bordetella sp. H567, one region includes:
- a CDS encoding DUF423 domain-containing protein, translating into MTDRVFVFLGALNMFLAVGAGAFGAHGLRRVLSPDMLAVWQTAVTYHIAHALGLLAIGALSARYGHGTGIWTAAGWLMFAGIVLFSGSLYVLSGTGIRWLGAVTPVGGAAFLAAWALVAWQAWRTIAPD; encoded by the coding sequence ATGACCGATCGCGTATTCGTTTTCCTCGGCGCCCTGAATATGTTCCTGGCTGTCGGCGCGGGGGCCTTCGGCGCGCATGGTCTGCGCCGCGTCCTGTCCCCCGACATGCTGGCCGTCTGGCAAACCGCCGTGACTTACCACATCGCCCACGCGCTGGGTCTCCTGGCCATCGGCGCCCTGAGCGCGCGCTACGGGCACGGCACGGGCATCTGGACCGCCGCCGGCTGGCTGATGTTCGCCGGGATCGTGCTCTTCAGCGGCAGCCTGTACGTGCTTTCGGGCACCGGCATCCGTTGGCTGGGCGCGGTCACGCCAGTGGGCGGCGCGGCGTTCCTGGCGGCATGGGCCCTGGTTGCGTGGCAGGCCTGGCGCACGATCGCCCCTGACTGA
- a CDS encoding MFS transporter — MATPDNTDRLVTRPAFAHFLAARFAASLAFQMVSVAVGWQIYALTGSALDLGLIGLAQFGPMLALTLVVGHVADRYDRRKIVAICMAVEALAALVLAAVSLTGHANHQIVYVAIIAISAARAFESPTLPALIPAVVPRGLIPRATALSTSSNQVAQIAGPALGGVGYALGAGWVYAAAAACYVVGLWSMLSMKTEGAPARKEPTTWQTLFAGFTFIASRRILLGTLSLDLFAVLLGGATALLPVFAKDILQAGPWALGALRAAPAVGAAATALVLGRKSLGGNIGMTLFGALFLFGLATVVFGYSRSIPVSVAALVLLGAADSISVVVRSSLVQLNTPNDMLGRVSAINMLFIGTSNQLGEFRAGVMAEATGAVAAVVLGGFGTIAVAGLWMWWYPELRNLRSLDDVPHH, encoded by the coding sequence ATGGCCACGCCTGACAATACCGATCGCCTGGTCACGCGGCCGGCCTTCGCCCATTTTCTGGCGGCGCGCTTCGCGGCCTCGCTGGCCTTCCAGATGGTTTCCGTCGCGGTCGGCTGGCAGATCTATGCCCTGACCGGCAGCGCGCTGGACCTGGGCCTGATCGGCCTGGCGCAGTTCGGCCCCATGCTGGCCCTGACGCTGGTGGTGGGCCACGTCGCCGACCGCTACGACCGGCGCAAGATCGTCGCGATCTGCATGGCGGTGGAGGCGCTGGCGGCCCTCGTGCTGGCCGCGGTGTCCCTGACGGGCCATGCGAATCACCAGATCGTGTATGTGGCCATCATCGCGATCAGCGCCGCGCGGGCCTTCGAATCGCCCACCCTGCCCGCCCTGATCCCGGCTGTGGTGCCCCGCGGGCTGATTCCGCGCGCCACCGCGCTGTCGACGTCCTCCAACCAGGTTGCGCAGATCGCCGGCCCGGCCCTGGGCGGCGTCGGCTATGCGCTGGGCGCGGGGTGGGTATATGCCGCGGCCGCGGCGTGCTACGTGGTGGGGCTTTGGTCCATGCTAAGCATGAAGACGGAAGGCGCGCCCGCACGCAAGGAACCGACCACGTGGCAGACCTTGTTCGCCGGCTTCACCTTCATCGCCAGCCGCCGCATCCTGCTCGGCACGCTGTCGCTGGACCTGTTCGCCGTTCTGCTGGGTGGCGCCACCGCGCTGCTGCCCGTGTTCGCCAAGGACATCCTGCAGGCCGGGCCCTGGGCACTGGGCGCGCTGCGCGCCGCGCCCGCCGTCGGCGCCGCGGCGACCGCCCTGGTCCTGGGCCGCAAAAGCCTGGGCGGCAACATCGGCATGACGCTGTTCGGCGCACTGTTCCTGTTCGGCTTGGCCACGGTCGTCTTCGGCTATTCAAGGTCCATCCCGGTTTCCGTGGCGGCGCTGGTGCTGCTGGGCGCGGCCGACTCCATCAGCGTGGTGGTGCGTTCCTCGCTGGTGCAGTTGAATACGCCCAACGACATGCTTGGGCGCGTCAGCGCGATCAACATGCTGTTCATTGGGACGTCCAACCAGTTGGGGGAATTCCGCGCGGGCGTCATGGCCGAGGCCACCGGCGCCGTGGCGGCCGTGGTGCTGGGGGGCTTCGGCACCATCGCTGTGGCCGGCTTGTGGATGTGGTGGTATCCGGAGCTGCGCAATCTGCGTTCGCTGGACGACGTGCCGCATCACTGA